The following are from one region of the Capsicum annuum cultivar UCD-10X-F1 chromosome 1, UCD10Xv1.1, whole genome shotgun sequence genome:
- the LOC107853889 gene encoding polyphenol oxidase E, chloroplastic-like, translated as MIEAAEAGSTSSLKRGFRKRQNQNVETNSPFSRNTYWFGRLCLCGGSINLTTPIPAPTNFCGTAEIKPGLNVPYSCCPPKLDIDPKDIPYYKLPPVSKLRIRPAAHAVDEEYMVKFNLAIKRMKELDVKDPSDPRGFSQQANIHCAYCNGAYKVGDKELQVHYSWLFFPYHRWYLYFYERILGSLINDTSFALPYWNWDHPKGMRFPPMFDQPNVYPDLYNPRRNNDHRGQAILDLVHFGDDVKATDLQRMCNNMVLLYRQMVTNSPCSQLFYGKPYTVETGPKPGQGVVENIPHTPVHIWVGTVVGLDLGNKKSDGEDMGNFYTSGLDPAFYCHHANVDRMWTIWQTIGGKRKDIDDPDFLNAELFFYDENKKPYRVKVRDTLNHKKMGFDYLHMPTPWRNYKLVKKSKTKLNARLLPPTTKIFPIAKLDKVISFSVQRLTSGRTQQEKDAKEEMLTFKNLRYDVRKQMRFDVFINAEFSGSYTNLPHIQRNQSEPHITTIKNFQLAINELLEEIGLEDEYNLVVTLVPKIGGEFVSIESAEITYEAC; from the exons atgattgaagctgCTGAAGCAGGAAGTACAAGCAG CCTGAAACGAGGTTTCAGAAAACGTCAAAACCAAAATGTTGAAACAAATTCTCCTTTTAGCAGAAATACTTATTGGTTTGGTAGGTTATGTCTATGTGGTGGTTCTATTAATTTAACAACTCCCATTCCAGCCCCGACTAATTTTTGTGGCACTGCCGAAATTAAACCCGGTTTAAATGTACCTTATTCTTGTTGCCCCCCTAAGCTAGATATTGATCCTAAGGATATTCCTTATTACAAGTTACCTCCCGTGTCCAAGCTTCGTATTCGTCCAGCCGCTCATGCGGTGGACGAAGAGTACATGGTTAAGTTCAACTTAGCCATCAAAAGAATGAAGGAGCTCGACGTTAAAGACCCGAGTGATCCACGCGGGTTTTCGCAACAAGCCAATATCCATTGTGCTTATTGCAACGGTGCCTACAAAGTTGGTGACAAAGAGCTACAAGTGCACTACTCATGGCTTTTTTTCCCCTACCATCGGTGGTACTTGTATTTTTACGAGAGAATCTTGGGCAGTTTGATCAATGATACAAGTTTTGCATTGCCATATTGGAATTGGGACCATCCAAAGGGCATGCGTTTTCCTCCTATGTTCGACCAGCCAAATGTGTACCCTGACCTTTACAATCCACGACGTAACAACGACCATCGGGGTCAAGCAATCTTGGACCTTGTTCATTTTGGTGATGATGTGAAAGCAACTGACTTACAAAGGATGTGCAATAACATGGTTCTATTGTATCGTCAAATGGTAACAAATTCACCATGCTCACAACTATTTTATGGTAAGCCTTATACTGTGGAAACCGGACCCAAACCGGGGCAGGGAGTCGTTGAAAACATCCCTCATACCCCGGTCCACATTTGGGTTGGTACAGTGGTGGGTTTGGATTTGGGTAATAAGAAATCAGATGGTGAGGATATGGGGAATTTCTATACATCAGGTTTAGATCCTGCTTTCTATTGTCACCATGCGAACGTAGATCGCATGTGGACAATATGGCAAACAATAGGAGGAAAACGCAAGGACATTGATGATCCAGATTTTTTGAATGCAGAGTTGTTCTTCTATGATGAAAATAAGAAGCCGTACCGCGTCAAAGTCCGTGACACTCTGAACCATAAAAAAATGGGATTCGATTACCTACACATGCCAACTCCATGGCGAAATTATAAACTAGTCAAGAAGAGCAAGACCAAACTCAATGCACGTCTACTTCCACCAACTACCAAAATATTTCCTATTGCAAAGTTGGACAAAGTCATCTCATTTTCCGTCCAAAGGCTAACTTCAG GCAGGACTCAACAAGAGAAAGACGCAAAAGAGGAGATGTTAACTTTCAAGAATCTGAGGTACGATGTGCGAAAGCAAATGAGGTTCGATGTGTTCATAAATGCAGAGTTTTCAGGAAGTTATACTAACTTGCCCCATATACAGAGAAATCAAAGTGAACCACATATCACCACTATTAAAAATTTTCAGCTTGCCATTAACGAGTTGCTTGAAGAAATTGGCCTAGAAGATGAATACAATCTTGTGGTGACTCTAGTCCCCAAAATTGGGGGTGAATTTGTCAGTATTGAATCTGCTGAAATTACATATGAAGCTTGTTGA